The Halarchaeum grantii genome contains the following window.
TCCTCGGGAGCGTCCACGAGGACGCGGCGATCGCCGTCGACGACGTCGAAGCGGGCGACAGCGTCACGCTCACGATGCACGAGGGGCTCCTGCACGCCGACCCGGACGGCGAGGGCTCCGCGTCCGGCGTCGCCACCACGGACGCCGCCGCCGGCGAGGACGTCGGCGTCACCGGCTTCGAGGGCATCATCGACCTCGAACCCGGCGCCGTCACCGTCTACCAGGTCCCGCCCGTCCGCACCGGCGGCAGCGGTGCCGTCGACCTCGGGGCGCTCGCGGACGCCGTCGCCGACGCCGACCTCGTGCTCGCGACCGGTATCGAGGCCGTCGTCGCCCTCCGGCGCGCCGAGCACCCGCCCAGCGTCACGTTCGCCGTCGGCGAAGTCGCCGCCGCCGCCGCCGGGCGCGGCCTCGACGTCGTCGTCGTCGCAACCGCCGACGCCGTCGGCCGCGTCACCGACCCCCTCCGCGACGCGGACGCCCGCTACGAGGTCGCGGACCTCTCCTAGGACAACACGGAAAGCCCGCGACGCCCTACTTCCGGGTCGTGCTCTCCGATACGCCCGGC
Protein-coding sequences here:
- a CDS encoding MarR family transcriptional regulator, giving the protein MTDVLADKRTATRFRVLVEIADRQPAVSQGEIADAVGVTTQAVSEYIRDLVDDGLVEKEGRSRYRVTKEGVDWLLRTADDVRRYADRVTEDVLGSVHEDAAIAVDDVEAGDSVTLTMHEGLLHADPDGEGSASGVATTDAAAGEDVGVTGFEGIIDLEPGAVTVYQVPPVRTGGSGAVDLGALADAVADADLVLATGIEAVVALRRAEHPPSVTFAVGEVAAAAAGRGLDVVVVATADAVGRVTDPLRDADARYEVADLS